The genomic window CTTCAGGTTATCGCCATTCCTGTCGATAAGCTCGCAGGGAATTATTACCATGCCCCTGGCAGCATCTCCGTTGAAATGCCGGAACCTGTGGTAAAGGTATGCCGTGAGCTTGCCCGGATAGGACACCGGTGGCTTGTTTTCCAGGCTATCGTTTTTTTCATAGGCGATACCGGCCTCGGTAGTATTGGAAATTACAAATTCTATATGTGGATCTTCGGCACATTTAAGGTATGCATCCCAGTCCTTATACGGATTGATTCCTCTGCTTACTGAGCTGATTATCTCCTTAAGCTCTGTGGGCTTACCATCCTTTAAACCCCTCAAAATCAAGGTGTAGAGGCCATCCTGCTCATTTATCCTGGGAACCAAACCTTCGGCTATGGGCTGAACAACTACAATGCGCCCGTTGAACAATTTATTTTTGTTCATCTGATGGAACATCCAGTCCACAAATGCCCTCAAAAAATTGCCTTCGCCGAACTGGATCACCCTTTCCGGCAGGTTTTCGGGAAACTCCTGTACCTGTAAATCTTCCGGAAACTTGAAGCCACTTTTTAATAATTCTTTATTAAGTGTTGCCATAACCAATCCCCTCCTGAATATTTTTTAACTTAATTAATTATTATTCTAAAGCAATAGTTATTTCTTCATTGCCTTTACCAGCTTTTGATCATCTTTAGGTGTGAGTTTTCTTCCATGAGGTCCCGCCATTACCCAGAGATAGTAAACCGCAAATCCCGGAGCTGATGCCACTGGATGGTAACCTTCGGGAATTGCCACCGCATCTTTGTCTTTTATGATGTATGCATCCCTAAGAGACAGGTCATCATTATACATAACCTGTACCCCAAAGCCTTCCGGGGGATTCACTTTAAAGAAATAAATTTCTTCCATCATGGTTTCCTCAGGGGGATTATAGGCGTCATGTTTGTGAGATGGGTAACTGGACCATTCCCCTGGATATGAGAAAGTTTCACCCACTACTATCCTATCTACTCGTCCTTCACCATTATCAACGATTATATCGTGCACATCCCTTTGATAGCCTGGAACCCCCCGGTGATTTACCACTACGTCTTCAGGTTTTACCACAAAGGGCTTAAATTTCTTTTCAGCTACAGCAGAAAGCACGGCAATTTCCAATTTGTCGCCCTGGGCCTCAATAACCTCATAAAAACTTTCCCGGGGAATATAAACCGCAGTAGCCCTGCCTGAGAATACATCTTTCCTTTCCCCTAGATTTTCATATTTTACATCGTCAACTTTTAAATTGGCCTTTCCTGATAAAATCACCAGGACAACTTCCTTATCGTAAGTCTTTGTTTTATAACTTTCGCCGGCCTCAAGGGTTAATATGCCAAGGCCGATATATTTCGTGACATCTCCTGGTTTTATTACTTCTCTTAAACCCTTCTGATCTTTAAAAGTATAAAGGTAACTCAATTTGAATGCCTCCAATTTAAATAGTTTCCATCTCAACATATTGAGCAATTACCTTACCAGTATATCGTGCCTTTTAAAGCAAAGCCCTTCAAATTCCACTTCCACCATCGGAAAATTCTCGGAGCCAGTCAGGATTACCGGCCCATCATTTTTCACCAGAATTGTGTCTTCGGATTTTACACCAGCGATGGTGGGATTCCATGCATAGACCTGGCCTTCTTCTACTATTTCCTCACTACAAGTTGTAGCCCTGAATTCCCGGGAGTTATACCCAGCCATACCGCCCTGATGGTGGTTCTTCCACTCATCGGAAAATCCTACAGATTCATAAGCCTTTTTGCCCTTCTCGAAAATGTCTTTTACTCTGACTCCTGGCACTGTAGCTCTTATAAAGGCTGTATCGATTTTTAGCACGGCCTCATGCCTCTTTTTTAAATCCTCTGGCACCTTGCCGAAATGCACCAGCCGGGTGGCCGATGCCACAAGGCCATGTTTTTCTCCGGAAATGGCCATGAGCACATACTTTTCTATTTTCTTTTCGGTGGGAATGGGATGGCGGTAGTAAAATGCCCTGTCATCAGCCGCCACCAGATTAACCTGCGGATTTACTCCATAGGAAACCGAAATTTTTTTAATACATCCAGCTACGTCCAGCTCGCTGTCTCCCGGTTTTATCTTTAAAGCTACCTCTTCCAGTATTTTTGCCACACATTTCCCGGTATCTTTAAACCTTTGATGCTCTTCCGGCAACAGGTCCCACCTGAGCACATTAAATTTCAAGCCAAGGTCAACATCCAGAACAACTTTTTTTCCCCCTGCCAGTTCCTTTAATTTTTCATCCATTGCCCCGGGTTCCCACCAGGGGTATTCTACTTTTTTCAGAGACAATCCACTCAATTCTTCATTTATCAATCTTGCCGCTTCAATGTTGCTGGAAACAAGAAAGACCTCTTCTGATGTCACAAGTAAAGCTCCGCAGGATTTTTCAGACATCATATTGACGTATGGTCTTCCTCCGGTGAGCCACAGGAAGTTTACCTGGGTGGTAATCAAGAGATCTTCGATGCCTTCCTTTTGCATCAAACTGCGAATCCTTCCAAGTTTTAACTCATATTCGTGCTTCGACCAGACCAAAAAATCACCTTCTCAACAATTCTAATTTTATTTCCCCATTAAAAGATCAGGCATGAACATCACTATTTGAGGTACATAGGTTATAAACAACAAAACAATAATCATAGTAAGGTAAAAGGGTATCATGGACCTGGACAGCTTTTCTATGGATATATTTCCTATGGCACATCCCACGAATAAGGTGCTACCGACCGGAGGAGTTAAAAGACCTATAGCAAGGTTTAACATCATTATTATCCCAAAGTGAACCGGGTCCACACCGAGTTGTAAAGCCACCGGCAAGAGTATAGGCGTAGTGATCAAAATTAGCGGAGCCATATCCATGATGCAGCCCAGGAAAAGCAACAAAATATTTATTACAAATAAAACCACATACTTATTCGAGGAAATCGATAGCAAAGCTTTTGTAGCCAGCGCCGGCACTTTTAGATATGCCAGCAGCCATCCGAAGGCATTGGAAGTGGCAATTAACGCCATAACGATAGCGAGGGTCTTTAAACTCTTCATAAGTATCAAACTCATTTTTGATAATGGTATATCCCTGTATATAAAAAAGGTAACAATAAAGGCATATACCGCCGCTACCGCCGCCGCTTCAGTGGCCGTGTAAAATCCGGTTATTACACCGCCTACAACTATAACAGCAGTGAGAAGCCCCAATGCCGCATCCTTTGTGGCGATCAGTGCAGTCTTTAAAGATGCCGGTTCACCGGCGGGATAACCTCTTCTCACGGCTATGATATAAGAAAGCAGCATAAGTGCAAGCCCCAGCACAATCCCCGGTATCATTCCCGCTAAAAACAGCCTTCCTACTGAAACCCCGCCTGCCACCAGTGAATATATTATCATATTGTGGCTGGGTGGTATTAATATTCCCTGGGTTGAACCTGTTATAGTGACAGCTACCGAATAATCATCATCATAACCTTTTTTCTTCATCATGGGGATCAGAATGGACCCTATGGAAGAGGTATCGGCTACCGAAGAACCCGAAATTCCGCCGAAAAACATGCTTGCCAGAACATTTACAAGGGCCAGGCCACCTCTGATTCTTCCGACTATTACATTGGAAAAAGTGATCAAGCGTTGAGAAATACCGCCTTCCCCCATGATTTCTCCTGCTAGAATAAAAAACGGAATTGCCAGCAATGAGAAGGAATTAATACCTCTAACCATTGCCTGGGCCATCATGGCAAGCGGCACATGAAGATAGGCAGCGGTAATAACAGAAGATATGCCCAATGAAAAGGCTATTGGTACTCTTAATATTATCAGGCATGCAAAGCTACCCAATAAAAGAGTAATGGCTGTTGTATTCACTTATTTCCCTCCCCTGTTCTTTTAATCTCTTTGATGGATGCCTGAATAATATAGTAGATCATTGCAATTCCTGCCAGAGGTACTGCGGCATATAAAAAAGCAGAATTTAATTTAATGCCGGGCATATAATTGCCCGTAGCCACCTTGCTCATTTTAATGCCTTCGGTAATCATAAATATGGCAAAACCAATGATCAGGATCCTGCTTATCCAGTTTAGAAAGTTTTTTGTCTTATCAGACAAAAATTGATCCAATATGGTTATTCTCAAGTGAAGGTCGTCTCTTACCCCCAATGCCATACTCAAAAATCCAAACCACACCATGCAAAGCAGAGCTCCTTCTTCCCCCCATGCCGGAGTTTTATGAAGAAAGTAACGGGAAAAGACCACCCATGAAACTATCAAAGTCATAAGTACAAGCAAACTCATACTGAAAACCTCGATAAAACTGTTGAAATATCTTTCTAATTTTTTCAAAAATCTTCCCTCCCCCGTTATGAGTTCAGCAAGAGGGAGTCAAATAACTCCCTCTTGCATTTTATATACTTATTTTGCTGCCTTTATCTTTTCTATAAGGTCCTTGTAATCTGCACCGAACTTGTCATACAATGGTTTTACTGCATCCTGCCAGGGTTTTAAATCCTTCACTTCTGTAATCACATTGCCTTTGGCTTTAACAGCTTCAATGGACTTCTTTTCATATTCCTGCCAGGCTTTTTTCTGAGTTTCTTCCGAAGCTCTCGCAGCTTCTTTGATTATCTTTTTATCTTCATCGCTCAATTTATCCCAAAGGGCTTTTGACGCTATTACAACTTCGGGGGTCATCGTATGATAATCCAGAGTATAATATTTTGCCACTTCATAGTGTGATGTGGAATAATAGCTGGGCCAGTTATTTTCCGCCCCGTCTATAACGCCTGTCTGAAGGCCGCTGTAAACCTCGCCATATGCCATCGGCGTAGGAGACGCACCCAGAGCTTCTACAAGTCCCACCATTAGCTCTGACTGCTGGACCCTTATCTTTAGACCTTTTAGATCTGCCGGAGTTTTGACCTCATGTTTACTGTTATAGAAACTTCTAGCTCCGGAATCATAGTAAGCAAGGCCTATCATACTGGCATCCTTGAGAGTATCGAGTATTTCATCCCCAATAGGTCCATCCAGAACTTTCCACAAGTGTTCTCTGTTATCGAAAAGGTATGGAAGCGAAAGAACACGCAGGGGTTTTGCGAAATCTGATAACGGCTGGGCATTTACTCTTGCAAAATCAATACCACCCATCTGGACCGCCTCAATTACACTCTTCTCATCGCCAAGCTGTCCGCCCGCATACACTTCTATCTTTATCCGCCCATTGGTCTTTTCCTCGACAATTTTGGCGAACTCTTTATCGCCAATAGTGGTAGGATAGTCTTCAGGTTGGTTTTCAGCTAGTTTTAAAACCATTTGTTCCTGAGGTTTACTTTCTTGCTGAGATTGCTGTTGACTGGACTGTTGCTGATTGCTGGATTGAGTGTTTCCTGCTTGCTGTCCGCAGCCAACCAGTGCAAATAACAATAATACTACACATGTCAGCAAAACTACTTTTTTTGAACGAAAGAACGACACAAAAACTCCTCCCTGGATTTTAAATTTTTTAATTTAATTAATTAATTATAGGAAAAAATAACCCGTTTTTTCACCCCCCCTCTGAAATCATTATCTAAATAAAAATCAAAAATCTTTAGATGAAATCTTCCCTTGCTTCCTGTTTATCTAATATTGGCTGAACATCGTCTAAAATATTAGAATTTGGTTTTAGCAATTCCCTCAATGCCAGGGCGCAGGCTCCTATCACCCCGGAGTTTCCGTCAAGGGCCGAAAGTTTTATATCTGTAGAGCCCGCTATTTCAGGAAAAGCATGTGAATCAACTGTCTGTTTCAAAATGTCTATAAATGCTGCTGCGGCTGCCGCCATCTTGCCACCAATGAAGACCACTCCGGGGTTATAAAGGTTTATCACATCTGCCACCGCAAGGCCTATATATTTCCCCATTTGTTTGATTAACTCATTGGAATAGGTTCCTTCTATGGAAGCCGATTTTAATATGTCATTTATAGAAATTTTCCCCTTAATTTTCCATATCTCCTTGAGGGGGTCCTCTTCCTTTATTAACGGCATTTCAGAATTGGCTTTCCTGACCAGTGCAGGGATTCCGCATATGCTTTCAAGACACCCCCGATTACCGCAGTTGCACAGGGGGCCGCCTTCTACAATGACAATGTGGCCGATCTCACCGGCATGACCCTGAAACCCCTGTAGTATCCGGTCGTCCATGATGATACCGGCGCTGATACCTTCTCCAAGATTTATATAAACAAGGTCTTTGTATTCGGTCCCTCCTCCGAACCACCTTTCTGCCAGGGCAGATGCATTGGAATTGTTTTCTATATAGACCGGAAGGCCGATTTCTTTTTCGATGGCACTTTTTACAGGGAATCCATTCCATTTTGGTCCAAGATTTATGGAGCGTTTAACTATACCTTCTTTAATATTTAAGAGCCCCGGAAAAGCAACTCCCAGCCCTAAAAAATTTTTATCGCGATAATTTTCATTATGATTTATAATCTGTTTTATAGTATCTACTAACTGAGGAATGCCGGTTTCAGGTTCTGTCATGTCCAGTTCAAAAGTCTGGATATCTGTAGGGTCGTTTTTTAAATCCGCTATACCCAGTGTAGTCTCATGCCTGGTTACTTCTATCCCTATAACAAAGCCCGCTTCCGGGTTAAATTGCAACTGTACAGGCCTTCTGCCGCCACAGGATTTCTCCAATCCCACCTCTTTCACGAAACCCATATCTATTAGTTCTCTTATTATTTGAGTTATTGCCGGTGGTGTCAAACCAGTTATCTTTGCCAATTGCTGGCGGGAGATAGGTTCGCGTTCTTTTATTATATTCAAAACAGTCATCCGATTTAGTTTTTTAACGTACTTACTATTCCCGGGTCTTTTCTGCATCCTGTTCACCTTTTCTTGCAAAATATGTCAATACGGCTTTTTCCATGACTTCAATGGGCGGTCTTTTACCTGTCCATAGTTCGAAAGCTCTTGCTCCCTGATAAATCAGCATATATAACCCGCTTACTACTTTGTAGCCGAGTCTTTTTGCTTCTTTTAAAAATAATGTTTCCATGGGTGTATATACCGCATCGAAAAATACCGCATCTTTTTTAATACTATCCCAGGGTATATCCAAAGCAAGATTTCCCTGTCCC from Biomaibacter acetigenes includes these protein-coding regions:
- a CDS encoding TRAP transporter substrate-binding protein is translated as MSFFRSKKVVLLTCVVLLLFALVGCGQQAGNTQSSNQQQSSQQQSQQESKPQEQMVLKLAENQPEDYPTTIGDKEFAKIVEEKTNGRIKIEVYAGGQLGDEKSVIEAVQMGGIDFARVNAQPLSDFAKPLRVLSLPYLFDNREHLWKVLDGPIGDEILDTLKDASMIGLAYYDSGARSFYNSKHEVKTPADLKGLKIRVQQSELMVGLVEALGASPTPMAYGEVYSGLQTGVIDGAENNWPSYYSTSHYEVAKYYTLDYHTMTPEVVIASKALWDKLSDEDKKIIKEAARASEETQKKAWQEYEKKSIEAVKAKGNVITEVKDLKPWQDAVKPLYDKFGADYKDLIEKIKAAK
- the iolB gene encoding 5-deoxy-glucuronate isomerase; the encoded protein is MSYLYTFKDQKGLREVIKPGDVTKYIGLGILTLEAGESYKTKTYDKEVVLVILSGKANLKVDDVKYENLGERKDVFSGRATAVYIPRESFYEVIEAQGDKLEIAVLSAVAEKKFKPFVVKPEDVVVNHRGVPGYQRDVHDIIVDNGEGRVDRIVVGETFSYPGEWSSYPSHKHDAYNPPEETMMEEIYFFKVNPPEGFGVQVMYNDDLSLRDAYIIKDKDAVAIPEGYHPVASAPGFAVYYLWVMAGPHGRKLTPKDDQKLVKAMKK
- a CDS encoding TRAP transporter small permease, which encodes MKKLERYFNSFIEVFSMSLLVLMTLIVSWVVFSRYFLHKTPAWGEEGALLCMVWFGFLSMALGVRDDLHLRITILDQFLSDKTKNFLNWISRILIIGFAIFMITEGIKMSKVATGNYMPGIKLNSAFLYAAVPLAGIAMIYYIIQASIKEIKRTGEGNK
- a CDS encoding ROK family transcriptional regulator; its protein translation is MQKRPGNSKYVKKLNRMTVLNIIKEREPISRQQLAKITGLTPPAITQIIRELIDMGFVKEVGLEKSCGGRRPVQLQFNPEAGFVIGIEVTRHETTLGIADLKNDPTDIQTFELDMTEPETGIPQLVDTIKQIINHNENYRDKNFLGLGVAFPGLLNIKEGIVKRSINLGPKWNGFPVKSAIEKEIGLPVYIENNSNASALAERWFGGGTEYKDLVYINLGEGISAGIIMDDRILQGFQGHAGEIGHIVIVEGGPLCNCGNRGCLESICGIPALVRKANSEMPLIKEEDPLKEIWKIKGKISINDILKSASIEGTYSNELIKQMGKYIGLAVADVINLYNPGVVFIGGKMAAAAAAFIDILKQTVDSHAFPEIAGSTDIKLSALDGNSGVIGACALALRELLKPNSNILDDVQPILDKQEAREDFI
- a CDS encoding TRAP transporter large permease, whose protein sequence is MNTTAITLLLGSFACLIILRVPIAFSLGISSVITAAYLHVPLAMMAQAMVRGINSFSLLAIPFFILAGEIMGEGGISQRLITFSNVIVGRIRGGLALVNVLASMFFGGISGSSVADTSSIGSILIPMMKKKGYDDDYSVAVTITGSTQGILIPPSHNMIIYSLVAGGVSVGRLFLAGMIPGIVLGLALMLLSYIIAVRRGYPAGEPASLKTALIATKDAALGLLTAVIVVGGVITGFYTATEAAAVAAVYAFIVTFFIYRDIPLSKMSLILMKSLKTLAIVMALIATSNAFGWLLAYLKVPALATKALLSISSNKYVVLFVINILLLFLGCIMDMAPLILITTPILLPVALQLGVDPVHFGIIMMLNLAIGLLTPPVGSTLFVGCAIGNISIEKLSRSMIPFYLTMIIVLLFITYVPQIVMFMPDLLMGK
- a CDS encoding M24 family metallopeptidase; translated protein: MVWSKHEYELKLGRIRSLMQKEGIEDLLITTQVNFLWLTGGRPYVNMMSEKSCGALLVTSEEVFLVSSNIEAARLINEELSGLSLKKVEYPWWEPGAMDEKLKELAGGKKVVLDVDLGLKFNVLRWDLLPEEHQRFKDTGKCVAKILEEVALKIKPGDSELDVAGCIKKISVSYGVNPQVNLVAADDRAFYYRHPIPTEKKIEKYVLMAISGEKHGLVASATRLVHFGKVPEDLKKRHEAVLKIDTAFIRATVPGVRVKDIFEKGKKAYESVGFSDEWKNHHQGGMAGYNSREFRATTCSEEIVEEGQVYAWNPTIAGVKSEDTILVKNDGPVILTGSENFPMVEVEFEGLCFKRHDILVR